One Mesorhizobium loti genomic window carries:
- a CDS encoding acyl-CoA dehydrogenase, with product MDAAVDASTSQFELNEEQRAIQEMAQAFAADRVAPNALDWDRRKHFPADVIRETGPLGLGGIYVRDDVGGSALGRLDAVLIFEALSHADPGFSSFISIHNMVASMIDRFGNDEQRQRFLPKLTSMEWLASYCLTEPGSGSDAAALKTRAVKSGGDYVLNGAKQFISGAGDSDVYAVMVRTGADGPKGISTIVVPKDAPGLSFGANEHKMGWHMQSTRQVIFEDCKVPAENLLSGEGAGFGIAMAGLDGGRLNIAACSLGGAQSALDKALSYTAERKAFGSKINQFQALQFRLADMETELQASRIFLYAAASKLDRKAPDAGKWSAMAKRFVTDTGFNVANNALQLLGGYGYLHDYGIEKLVRDLRVHQILEGTNEIMRVIIARALIGR from the coding sequence ATGGACGCCGCGGTCGATGCGAGCACCAGCCAGTTCGAACTCAACGAGGAACAGCGCGCCATCCAGGAGATGGCGCAGGCCTTCGCCGCCGACCGCGTCGCGCCGAATGCGCTCGACTGGGATCGCCGGAAGCATTTCCCGGCCGACGTCATCCGCGAGACCGGGCCGCTCGGCCTCGGCGGCATCTATGTCAGGGACGATGTCGGCGGTTCCGCGCTCGGCCGCCTCGACGCCGTGCTGATCTTCGAGGCGCTGTCGCATGCCGATCCTGGCTTTTCGTCCTTCATCTCGATCCACAACATGGTGGCCTCGATGATCGACCGCTTCGGCAATGACGAGCAGCGCCAGCGCTTCCTGCCGAAGCTCACCTCCATGGAATGGCTGGCAAGCTACTGCCTGACCGAACCGGGCTCCGGCTCGGATGCCGCGGCGCTCAAGACCCGCGCGGTGAAGAGCGGCGGCGACTATGTGCTCAACGGCGCCAAGCAATTCATCTCGGGCGCCGGCGACAGCGATGTCTATGCCGTGATGGTGCGCACCGGCGCCGACGGGCCGAAAGGCATCTCCACAATCGTCGTGCCGAAAGATGCGCCTGGCCTCTCCTTCGGTGCCAACGAGCACAAGATGGGCTGGCATATGCAGTCGACCCGCCAGGTCATTTTCGAGGACTGCAAGGTGCCGGCGGAAAACCTTTTGTCGGGTGAAGGCGCCGGTTTCGGCATCGCCATGGCCGGGCTCGATGGCGGCCGGCTGAACATCGCCGCCTGTTCGCTGGGCGGCGCCCAGTCGGCGCTCGACAAGGCGCTGTCCTACACCGCCGAGCGCAAGGCCTTCGGCTCGAAGATCAACCAGTTCCAGGCGCTGCAGTTCAGGCTGGCCGACATGGAGACGGAGCTGCAGGCGTCGCGCATCTTCCTCTATGCGGCGGCCTCCAAGCTCGACCGCAAGGCGCCCGATGCCGGCAAATGGTCGGCGATGGCCAAGCGCTTCGTCACCGATACCGGCTTCAACGTCGCCAACAACGCGCTGCAGCTGCTCGGTGGTTACGGCTATCTGCACGATTACGGCATCGAGAAACTGGTACGCGACCTCAGAGTCCACCAGATCCTCGAAGGCACCAACGAGATCATGCGCGTCATCATCGCGCGGGCATTGATCGGCCGCTGA
- a CDS encoding endopeptidase, with product MTKPITKPEASIEDPFLWLEDRTAKQSLDWVHGQNEITTGELQGDPSYQASFETALDLMTAEDNIAVGAAIAGHVYNFWQDKTNALGLWRRTTVASYKTEKPVWETIIDFDQLAAKEGIKWVFSGASRLYPDFSRCLLSMSPDGGDASEMREFDIETKSFVEGGYHARASKSGFSWLDKDTVIVSAAFEDADKTESGYPRVIKLWKRGTKLEEAMPIFEAKTEDLAAGAGVEFDGDKRHVFLARAIDFFASHSFLHLPSGENRRIPLPDDATDTSLFKDQLVFGVRTPWTAPDGTACQPDGLYSLDFAHWIETGSFGAIETLLAPAYRVSIAGIAHTQDRLFVSLMDNVRGKVLVCERKGGAWSLKPVALPENGTVGISHAEHFGSSVSFSFTDFLTPSSIIWSDDDGETLETVKSQPARFDAAPLISEQFEARSKDGTMIPYFVVRRRDQKGPVPTLLYGYGGFEVPLLPGYAGVRGRLWLEKGNAYVQACIRGGGEFGPAWHQAALKGNRQNGFDDFAAVAEDVVRRGIATASSLGIQGGSNGGLLTGVSLTQHPELFGAVIIEVPLLDMLRYTELPPGASWMAEYGDPSKPEDAKWLSAYSPYQHVQANAAYPPVLLTTSTADDRVHPGHARKMAARLQEAGHAETLFFEETEGGHGGRGDRRPQAAQTAMKYVFLQRALTAKA from the coding sequence ATGACCAAGCCCATCACCAAGCCAGAAGCCAGCATCGAAGATCCCTTTCTCTGGCTGGAGGACAGGACCGCCAAGCAGTCGCTCGACTGGGTGCATGGCCAGAACGAGATCACGACAGGCGAATTGCAGGGCGATCCGTCCTATCAGGCGTCGTTCGAGACGGCGCTCGACCTGATGACGGCCGAGGACAACATAGCCGTCGGCGCGGCAATCGCCGGCCATGTCTATAATTTCTGGCAGGACAAGACCAATGCGCTCGGCCTGTGGCGCCGCACGACGGTCGCGTCCTACAAGACCGAGAAGCCGGTCTGGGAAACGATCATCGACTTCGACCAGCTTGCGGCGAAGGAGGGCATAAAATGGGTGTTCAGCGGCGCCAGCCGCCTCTATCCGGACTTCAGCCGTTGCCTGCTGTCGATGTCGCCGGATGGCGGCGATGCCAGCGAGATGCGCGAATTCGACATCGAAACCAAATCATTCGTAGAAGGCGGATATCACGCGCGAGCCTCGAAGTCGGGCTTCAGTTGGCTGGACAAGGACACCGTCATCGTCTCGGCGGCCTTCGAGGACGCTGATAAGACCGAATCCGGCTACCCGCGCGTGATCAAGTTGTGGAAGCGCGGCACCAAGCTGGAAGAGGCGATGCCGATCTTCGAGGCAAAGACCGAGGATCTCGCCGCCGGAGCCGGCGTCGAGTTCGACGGCGACAAGCGTCACGTGTTTCTGGCGCGGGCGATCGATTTCTTCGCATCGCACAGCTTCTTGCATCTGCCGTCTGGTGAAAACCGGCGCATTCCGCTGCCCGACGACGCCACCGACACATCGCTTTTCAAGGATCAGCTGGTGTTCGGGGTGCGTACACCGTGGACGGCGCCGGACGGTACCGCCTGCCAGCCGGACGGGCTTTACTCGCTCGATTTCGCGCACTGGATCGAAACCGGCAGTTTCGGCGCCATCGAGACCCTGCTGGCGCCGGCCTATCGCGTCTCGATCGCCGGCATTGCCCACACACAGGACCGGCTGTTCGTCAGCCTGATGGACAATGTGCGCGGCAAGGTGCTCGTCTGCGAGCGCAAGGGCGGCGCCTGGTCGCTTAAGCCCGTCGCGCTGCCCGAGAACGGCACTGTCGGCATCAGCCATGCCGAGCATTTCGGCTCCAGCGTGTCCTTCTCCTTCACCGATTTCCTGACGCCGAGTTCGATCATCTGGTCGGATGATGATGGTGAGACGCTGGAGACGGTGAAGTCGCAGCCGGCGCGGTTCGATGCCGCGCCGCTGATCTCGGAACAGTTCGAGGCGCGCTCGAAGGACGGCACGATGATCCCGTACTTCGTCGTCAGGCGGCGCGACCAGAAGGGGCCGGTGCCGACGCTGCTCTACGGCTATGGCGGCTTCGAAGTGCCGCTCTTGCCCGGCTATGCCGGCGTGCGCGGCAGGCTGTGGCTGGAGAAGGGCAACGCCTATGTGCAGGCCTGCATCCGCGGCGGTGGCGAGTTCGGGCCGGCCTGGCATCAGGCGGCGCTGAAAGGCAATCGCCAGAACGGTTTTGACGATTTCGCCGCCGTGGCCGAAGACGTCGTCAGGCGCGGCATCGCGACGGCCAGCTCGCTCGGCATCCAGGGCGGCTCGAATGGCGGCCTGCTGACCGGCGTTTCCTTGACGCAACACCCGGAACTGTTCGGCGCCGTCATCATCGAGGTGCCGCTGCTCGACATGCTGCGCTACACCGAATTGCCGCCCGGCGCCTCATGGATGGCCGAATATGGCGATCCGTCGAAGCCGGAAGATGCAAAATGGCTGTCCGCCTATTCGCCCTACCAGCACGTCCAGGCTAATGCTGCCTATCCGCCGGTGCTGTTGACCACCTCGACAGCCGATGACCGCGTCCATCCCGGCCATGCCCGCAAGATGGCCGCCCGGCTGCAGGAGGCCGGCCATGCCGAGACGCTGTTTTTCGAGGAGACGGAAGGCGGGCATGGCGGGCGTGGCGACCGCCGGCCGCAGGCGGCGCAGACGGCGATGAAATATGTCTTCCTGCAGCGGGCGTTGACCGCCAAGGCCTAG
- a CDS encoding transporter has translation MVATNAAEGEAGTQWAALAGVTAALAMFGAAQGLSSPLFTLLMQKQGLSPGLIGLSAAMMPLGLILSASFVPAAVRLVGARNLAVGCSLIGALCFLGIGYLQNWVAWYVIRFIIGVVINPLYILGEVWALSLAPPSRRGRVMGVFNTLMGAGYAAGPFTLTFVGTSGWAPFSVGVGGFLLCAVILRLVSSKLTGFEDDGQPAGSFVGFARLAPALLLAVLVSAAVQQSTYALVPVFGAGYGLPEAVLAALVMALSLGNILLQIPLGLLAERFGGRPMIVACAVATTVCAALLPLLITSPLIWGVLLVMGAVGYGVYTMALVELGSRFKGTLLVTGNAAFALLWGVGGIVGPPGAGLLMQGIGPLGLPLVIAGLDAVLVAFALYRSARRRVS, from the coding sequence ATGGTCGCAACCAACGCCGCCGAAGGCGAAGCGGGAACGCAGTGGGCAGCGCTCGCCGGCGTCACCGCGGCACTTGCCATGTTCGGCGCCGCGCAAGGGCTGAGCTCGCCGCTGTTCACGCTTCTGATGCAGAAGCAAGGCCTGTCGCCCGGGCTGATCGGACTGTCGGCGGCGATGATGCCGCTCGGGCTGATCCTGTCGGCCTCGTTCGTGCCGGCGGCGGTGCGGCTGGTCGGCGCGCGCAACCTGGCGGTCGGCTGCTCGCTGATCGGCGCGCTGTGCTTCCTCGGCATCGGCTATCTGCAGAACTGGGTGGCCTGGTACGTCATCCGCTTCATCATCGGCGTGGTCATCAACCCTCTCTATATCCTTGGCGAGGTGTGGGCGCTGTCGCTGGCACCGCCGTCGCGGCGCGGCCGGGTGATGGGCGTGTTCAACACGCTGATGGGCGCCGGCTATGCCGCCGGACCCTTCACCTTGACGTTCGTCGGCACATCGGGCTGGGCGCCGTTCAGCGTCGGTGTCGGCGGCTTCTTGCTTTGCGCCGTCATCCTGCGTCTTGTCTCGTCAAAACTTACCGGCTTCGAGGATGACGGTCAGCCGGCCGGCAGCTTTGTCGGTTTTGCCCGGCTGGCGCCGGCGCTGCTGCTGGCCGTGCTGGTGTCGGCCGCCGTCCAGCAAAGCACCTATGCGCTGGTCCCGGTCTTCGGCGCCGGCTATGGCCTGCCGGAAGCCGTGCTCGCCGCACTGGTGATGGCGCTGTCGCTCGGCAACATCCTGCTGCAGATCCCACTTGGCCTGCTGGCCGAGCGGTTCGGCGGCCGCCCGATGATCGTGGCCTGCGCGGTGGCGACAACGGTTTGCGCGGCACTGCTGCCGCTGCTGATCACCTCACCGCTGATCTGGGGCGTGCTGCTGGTGATGGGCGCTGTCGGTTACGGCGTCTACACGATGGCGCTGGTCGAACTCGGCAGCCGCTTCAAGGGCACGCTGCTCGTCACCGGCAATGCGGCCTTCGCCTTGCTGTGGGGTGTTGGCGGCATTGTCGGTCCGCCCGGCGCCGGGCTGCTGATGCAAGGCATCGGCCCGCTGGGCCTGCCCTTGGTGATCGCCGGTCTCGACGCGGTTCTGGTCGCCTTCGCTCTGTACCGCTCCGCCCGACGCCGGGTCTCCTGA
- a CDS encoding aminotransferase: MTYQNYSLKQLQQIDAAHHLHPFTDHKELREAGSRIITHANGPFIYDSEGAELLDGMAGLWCVNIGYGRDELAEAAYAQMKELPYYNSFFKCSTPTPVLLSKKLAEIAPKNVNQVFYGSSGSEANDTALRLVRHYWVIEGKPEKNRIISRKMAYHGSTIAGTSLGGMDAMHKQLNGAVPNIVHVMMPYAYELALPGESDHDFGLRAAKSVEDAILEAGADKVAAFIGEPVMGAGGVKIPPASYWPEVQRICRKYDVLLMLDEVITGYGRTGEWFAAQTFGIEPDTITTAKALTSGYQPLSALLVGDRITSTLVDKGGEFNHGYTYSGHPVACAVALKNLEIIEQEGLVDRVRNDTGPYFAKALQERIAGHDLVGEVRSIGLMGAIEIVKDKATKERFLPSGSAAVTVRDHAIANGMMLRATGDTMILSPPLIWTRDTIDMACERIGKALDLAQADLRKR, from the coding sequence ATGACCTATCAGAATTATTCGCTGAAGCAGCTTCAGCAGATCGACGCCGCGCATCATCTCCATCCCTTCACCGACCACAAGGAATTGCGCGAGGCGGGTTCGCGCATCATCACCCACGCCAATGGCCCGTTCATCTACGATTCCGAAGGGGCGGAGCTGCTCGACGGCATGGCCGGCCTGTGGTGCGTCAACATCGGCTATGGCCGCGACGAACTGGCCGAGGCCGCCTATGCGCAGATGAAGGAACTGCCTTACTACAATTCCTTCTTTAAATGCTCGACGCCGACGCCGGTGCTGTTGTCCAAGAAGCTGGCCGAGATCGCGCCGAAGAACGTCAATCAGGTGTTCTACGGCTCCTCTGGCTCGGAGGCCAACGACACCGCCTTGCGTCTTGTCCGCCACTACTGGGTGATCGAGGGCAAGCCGGAGAAGAACCGCATCATCTCGCGCAAGATGGCCTATCACGGCTCGACCATCGCCGGCACGTCGCTCGGCGGCATGGACGCCATGCACAAGCAGCTCAATGGCGCCGTGCCCAACATCGTCCATGTGATGATGCCCTATGCCTATGAGCTGGCGCTGCCGGGCGAGAGCGACCATGATTTCGGCCTGCGCGCGGCCAAATCGGTCGAGGACGCCATCCTCGAGGCCGGCGCCGACAAGGTCGCGGCTTTCATCGGCGAGCCGGTGATGGGCGCGGGCGGCGTCAAGATCCCGCCGGCGAGCTACTGGCCGGAAGTGCAGCGCATCTGCCGCAAGTACGATGTGCTTTTGATGCTCGACGAGGTCATCACCGGCTATGGCCGCACGGGCGAATGGTTCGCGGCGCAGACCTTCGGCATCGAGCCCGATACCATCACCACGGCCAAGGCGTTGACCTCGGGCTACCAGCCGCTGTCGGCACTGCTGGTCGGCGACCGCATCACCTCGACGCTGGTCGACAAGGGCGGCGAGTTCAACCACGGCTACACCTATTCCGGGCATCCGGTGGCCTGCGCCGTGGCCTTGAAGAACCTCGAGATCATCGAGCAGGAAGGCTTGGTCGACCGTGTCAGGAACGACACCGGACCTTATTTCGCCAAGGCCTTGCAGGAGCGCATTGCCGGGCATGATCTGGTCGGCGAGGTGCGTTCGATCGGCCTGATGGGGGCGATCGAGATCGTCAAGGACAAGGCGACCAAGGAACGGTTCCTGCCGTCGGGAAGTGCCGCGGTGACGGTGCGTGATCACGCGATTGCCAACGGCATGATGCTGCGCGCCACCGGTGACACGATGATCCTGTCGCCGCCGCTGATCTGGACCCGCGACACGATCGACATGGCCTGCGAGCGTATCGGCAAAGCGCTGGACCTGGCACAGGCAGATCTGCGCAAGCGGTAA
- a CDS encoding 3-hydroxyisobutyrate dehydrogenase has protein sequence MTTIAFIGLGNMGNPMAVNLVKAGHQVHGFDLMPENLTVAREQGVVVMANAPAAVKDADVVITMLPAGKHVLSVYEDIAPKAKKGALFIDSSTIDVDSARKAHAIAAKHGLLSIDAPVSGGTGGAAAGTLTFMAGGSNDAFAAAEPILKPMAGRIVHCGGDGAGQAAKICNNMILGISMIGVAEAFVLAEKLGLSHQALFDVASTSSGQCWSLTTYCPVPGPVPTSPANRDYKPGFAAALMLKDLKLSQEAALGAGAVTPLGAEAAQLYALFNAQGHGGADFSGIINFLRGNPA, from the coding sequence ATGACGACGATCGCCTTCATCGGCCTCGGCAATATGGGCAATCCAATGGCCGTTAACCTGGTCAAGGCTGGGCATCAAGTGCATGGCTTCGATCTGATGCCCGAGAATTTGACCGTCGCGCGCGAGCAGGGCGTCGTTGTCATGGCCAATGCGCCGGCCGCCGTGAAGGATGCCGATGTGGTGATCACCATGCTGCCCGCCGGCAAGCATGTGCTGTCGGTCTATGAGGACATCGCGCCCAAGGCGAAAAAGGGCGCGCTGTTCATCGATTCCTCGACCATCGACGTCGACTCGGCGCGCAAGGCGCATGCGATTGCCGCGAAGCACGGCCTGCTCTCCATCGATGCACCCGTCTCGGGCGGCACCGGTGGTGCGGCAGCCGGCACGCTGACCTTCATGGCCGGCGGCTCGAACGATGCCTTCGCCGCCGCCGAACCTATCCTGAAGCCGATGGCGGGCCGCATCGTCCATTGCGGCGGCGACGGTGCCGGTCAGGCGGCGAAGATCTGCAACAACATGATCCTCGGCATCTCGATGATCGGCGTCGCCGAGGCTTTCGTGCTGGCGGAAAAGCTCGGCCTGTCGCATCAGGCGCTGTTCGACGTCGCCTCGACCTCGTCGGGCCAGTGCTGGTCCTTGACCACCTATTGTCCGGTGCCCGGCCCGGTGCCCACCTCCCCCGCCAACAGGGATTACAAGCCAGGTTTTGCCGCGGCGCTTATGCTGAAAGACCTGAAATTGTCCCAGGAAGCAGCACTTGGCGCGGGCGCGGTGACTCCGCTTGGCGCCGAGGCGGCGCAGCTCTATGCCCTGTTCAACGCCCAGGGGCATGGCGGCGCCGATTTCTCCGGCATAATTAATTTTCTAAGGGGTAACCCAGCGTAA
- a CDS encoding major facilitator superfamily protein, giving the protein MAGPLILPHSNGKTMAVADSETGEAMQWAAITGVIATVSVFAIAQGLSYPLLSFILQRQGVSPALIGLSAAMTPIGFIVSSPLIPGLARRFGAGRTALICAALSAVVLALIGWTQNVYLWFPLRFLIGVVTNPLYVLSEIWVIALAPPARRGRIMGVYSTIISAGFAAGPLCLLAVGTQGWPPFLVGICAFVLCGICLASVLPRLPKVDEAGHQVSVLGFVPMAWLLLFAVIVAAGFEQGALALLPVYGTHHGIAEVRMSALLSMMIAGNIAMQVPLGLLAERLTARLVRLACVCLTVLGCMLLPLLIETPLIWPMIFVWGAVSYGIYTTSIIELGERFSGSTLVAGNAAFSLMWGVGGIAVPPLAGTAMDILGARGLPITLGLLCLVLAVASVAGRGKA; this is encoded by the coding sequence TTGGCCGGACCGCTTATCCTGCCTCACTCCAACGGTAAGACCATGGCCGTGGCGGATTCGGAAACTGGCGAAGCAATGCAATGGGCAGCGATCACCGGCGTGATCGCGACCGTCTCGGTGTTCGCCATCGCGCAGGGACTGTCCTACCCGCTGCTGAGCTTCATTCTGCAGCGCCAGGGCGTCTCGCCGGCGCTGATCGGCCTGTCGGCGGCGATGACGCCGATCGGCTTCATCGTCTCGTCGCCGCTCATCCCAGGGCTGGCGCGGCGGTTCGGGGCAGGGCGCACGGCGCTCATTTGTGCCGCGCTCTCGGCTGTCGTGCTGGCGCTGATCGGCTGGACGCAGAATGTCTATCTCTGGTTTCCCCTGCGCTTCCTGATCGGCGTGGTGACCAATCCGCTCTATGTCTTGAGCGAAATCTGGGTGATCGCGCTGGCGCCGCCGGCGCGGCGCGGGCGCATCATGGGCGTCTATTCGACGATCATCTCGGCCGGCTTTGCTGCTGGTCCGCTCTGCCTGCTTGCGGTCGGCACGCAGGGGTGGCCGCCCTTCCTCGTCGGCATTTGTGCCTTCGTGCTGTGCGGCATCTGCCTGGCCTCGGTGCTGCCACGCCTGCCGAAGGTCGACGAAGCCGGTCACCAGGTTTCCGTCCTTGGCTTCGTGCCGATGGCGTGGCTGCTTCTGTTCGCGGTCATCGTGGCCGCGGGTTTCGAACAAGGGGCGCTGGCCCTGCTGCCGGTCTATGGCACCCATCACGGCATCGCTGAAGTCCGTATGTCGGCGCTGCTGTCGATGATGATCGCCGGCAACATTGCCATGCAGGTGCCGCTCGGCCTGCTGGCGGAGAGGCTGACCGCACGCCTGGTGCGGCTTGCCTGTGTTTGCCTGACCGTGCTCGGATGCATGCTGCTGCCGCTTCTCATCGAAACGCCGCTGATCTGGCCGATGATCTTTGTCTGGGGCGCGGTTTCCTACGGCATCTACACGACGTCGATCATCGAGCTTGGCGAGCGTTTCAGCGGCTCGACGCTTGTCGCCGGCAACGCCGCCTTCTCGCTGATGTGGGGCGTCGGCGGCATTGCCGTGCCGCCGTTGGCTGGCACCGCCATGGACATACTTGGCGCAAGAGGCCTGCCGATCACGCTTGGCCTGCTATGCCTGGTGCTGGCGGTGGCGAGTGTCGCTGGTCGCGGGAAGGCCTGA